A DNA window from Mycobacterium sp. IDR2000157661 contains the following coding sequences:
- a CDS encoding O-antigen ligase family protein has protein sequence MSAGPASRLGSFSAATALLLGCFTVGVFAVRSTTEGLLLIGVLGCLVVYLTGAHRMVWLALFAAFASLPESWHVAKVVGPVSVYAHQVAVLVAIGFLIPRARLRFTHCLPPMTMLLAIAVSTAMGMLAGHDGERVAREASFLVEMVAGAALAILIVRADQVRQAIRAVAVVMWFSAAMILAASVTGLRLAGRAESLQAETGAGAIRLLTATQAPALTVLTALVAAQILGRARLSHWALLGVPALIVTLLSFSRHTLIALAVAAMVALLASIGWAALRRSALLAVTGVAALALAVPTSLFLLQDGSGGGWLADQVGAFTHRVVGGVSTSALAVDSSTLARLHENDSLWRAIGDAPVLGHGLGYAYQLPFGEAGSFTATLGTTYAHNFYLWWLVKAGVLGMVAFAVFALLPVARALRSEAATAKISAAVCLGLLAICIVDPLPLEPSSSLTLGMALGSAFAFSRRSCDVGSPMSPPATPTALPAAHTSR, from the coding sequence ATGTCGGCAGGCCCGGCGTCCCGGCTGGGATCGTTCTCCGCGGCTACGGCGCTGCTGCTGGGGTGTTTCACCGTCGGCGTGTTCGCGGTCCGGTCGACGACCGAGGGGCTGCTGCTGATCGGTGTCCTCGGCTGCCTGGTCGTCTACCTGACCGGTGCGCACCGGATGGTGTGGCTGGCGCTGTTTGCCGCGTTCGCCTCGCTGCCCGAGTCCTGGCATGTCGCCAAGGTGGTTGGGCCGGTGTCGGTCTACGCCCACCAGGTCGCGGTGTTGGTGGCGATCGGCTTCCTGATCCCCCGTGCGCGGTTGCGATTCACGCACTGCCTGCCGCCGATGACCATGCTTCTCGCGATCGCGGTGAGCACCGCGATGGGAATGTTGGCGGGTCACGACGGCGAGCGCGTCGCGCGGGAGGCTTCATTCCTCGTCGAGATGGTGGCCGGAGCCGCGCTCGCCATCCTCATCGTGCGGGCGGATCAGGTCAGGCAGGCCATTCGCGCCGTCGCCGTGGTCATGTGGTTCTCTGCGGCGATGATCCTGGCGGCCTCGGTCACCGGGTTGCGGTTGGCGGGCAGGGCCGAGAGCCTGCAGGCCGAGACCGGTGCGGGCGCGATCCGGCTCCTGACGGCGACCCAGGCACCCGCACTCACCGTGCTCACCGCACTCGTGGCCGCCCAGATCCTCGGGCGGGCCCGCCTTTCGCACTGGGCCCTACTCGGCGTCCCCGCGCTCATCGTTACGCTGCTGTCGTTCTCCCGGCACACGCTGATCGCGTTAGCGGTCGCCGCCATGGTGGCGCTGCTGGCGAGCATCGGATGGGCCGCGTTGCGGCGGTCAGCCCTGCTCGCCGTGACCGGGGTGGCGGCGCTCGCGCTCGCCGTGCCGACGTCACTTTTCCTGCTGCAGGACGGATCCGGTGGTGGCTGGCTCGCCGATCAGGTCGGTGCGTTCACCCATCGGGTGGTCGGCGGCGTGTCGACATCCGCCCTAGCCGTTGACTCCTCGACGCTGGCCCGGCTCCACGAGAACGACAGCCTGTGGCGCGCGATCGGCGATGCGCCCGTGCTCGGCCACGGACTGGGATACGCCTATCAATTGCCGTTCGGGGAGGCGGGCTCGTTCACCGCGACGCTGGGCACCACCTACGCGCACAACTTCTACCTATGGTGGCTGGTGAAGGCGGGCGTCCTGGGCATGGTCGCATTCGCAGTGTTCGCGTTGCTTCCGGTGGCGCGCGCTCTGCGCAGCGAAGCGGCAACGGCCAAGATCAGCGCCGCGGTGTGCCTGGGACTGTTGGCCATCTGCATCGTCGACCCACTACCACTGGAACCCTCGAGTTCGCTGACCCTCGGCATGGCGCTGGGAAGCGCGTTCGCGTTCAGCCGGCGGTCGTGCGACGTGGGGTCGCCGATGTCACCGCCAGCGACGCCCACAGCTCTGCCAGCCGCGCATACCAGCCGCTGA